gttaaattccGATCCGTTTCTCTTGAATAActcgaacaataaaaaaatatttttctagaaaaaaaatataattattcttAGTCAAATATTAGAATTCCATTCAAAATGCACTTTCAAAACACGTTCTAACATGAAAGTATGTGTGTTCCTGCAGATAAGATTAGAAGTCCATCCTATGTTTAccataaataaagtttaaacgttttttttacttcgttAGAGCTAGAATCCATaggaatacttttttttgtaacgctcataaaaaaatctaagacaGGTCCTTTTTTGAACTTGTTCGTCCAAAAACAATAGATTTCTAAGAAAAcactaactaaaaaaaatcctatttCTTTCCAAAAATACATGTGTGGTGCATGCatattttaagacaaattatAATGATCATTTGCATATTTGGTATAAACTTCattatttgttgattttttttttatttttatgcaaatagaTTTAAGTCATTTGAAAATGTTCCCATGACACAAGTCCGcattttcttttgtgttttatgCTAGAAAGCTGGTGCTTGCTTTGCAGGTACCATTACTGCAAGTGAAATattgaaactattttttgaactaatatgcatgaaaaaagaatttcagtgagaaaaaaacgaagcaggtacgttaaaattattatttaattctattgATACAAAAATGTACAAGTTAAGCAGGTACTTTATGATGCACcaaaccaaaatattttttaagcttcCTAGAAAACCTGTAACAGAATTACTTACACATGTGCGAATGCATTTTTTCACTTGTAAAATTCTCACTCTTCTATTTTTGCCATAAgtcgattttttgaatttgtgagAATTTGTCGAACCTGCACAATAGGAGATTGTCAGACGTGTCAttgtttctaaaataaatcctTAAAACGGTAATGACGTACTTTGTAAATGACTGAGCAGACAGTCTTTTTCTTTGCAAAAGATTTTAGGATGCAgacagacgacgacgacacggaTTTAAAAGTCCAATatcttttttccataaatagtACCGATTTGTTTTGTTCAACTTTTTGCTTCTTTCCGTGGGAATCAGCTgtctgttaaaatttcaagataaaaGTTTTCAACAGATTATCTTATCGTACAACAAAAAGTTGTTCCGTCTCCCGAGATTTCTTATCCTTTTAATATtccataaaattgtttaaatatttgaataaaaattgaaacaaataaagttatttaacGGTACATCTATCGTGCAAACacatcataaataaatgcaattattatttattgcctATATACATACGTTAACTCATGTATCGCATTTATGTCATGATTGGACTTGTTGATGCAAGTTGAGTCACATGTGAggaaaacacaacaaaaaaataaaaacgcgcGTCTTTTCATGAATGGACGAAAAAGAGTGAATGAAAACTTGTTTCAAGCTACATTTCTTCACATCGaatgtctttaaaatttttgtgcagGTTTTTGAAgctatacattttttttttctctgcaatTTGTGGGACATGTTTCAACAATTCATTGCTTTTTAAAAGGAGTATGCCTCAAGCACAATTAAGCAAAGTAGAATTTGAACGTGTCcaatcttgttttttttcttctcatggCTTGAGAATCGATCTTTCATCTTcctttaaacattaaataacaatacgaaagattgttatttttaacaaaacgtCACTTAAAAAACCAACATGTCCTTTTCATTCATCGTTGCACGTAGAATTTCATGCTATTTCTCAAGTACAATATAAACTTTCTTAAgtgcaacaataaaataatgctaaaaaatagaaacgtTTTATGGTTAAAATTCATCTCAACTTCCTGTCCTTTATCACAAAAGCTTTTATATGTTCTGTGAATGTAATGACAGTTACATGTTAGATGTTTGTTgcagataagaaaaaaacgaggtttctgccaaaaaaaaattagttcgtGAGTAAtagaaagacaagaaaaaaaaatcaaaaaagtcaCAAGATTTATACAAGACGACAAACATTATCTTTTAAGCAATTAGGACCTTCGGAAACACAGGTCCCGCTATACATTGGAGACacatttttgtgaatgaaagtGATGACTCATTGATGTACTTCAAAGATGTTGTCTACAGACAGTAAtcttttaagacaaaattgtATCCTGCTCAACTCTTAGTCTTACCTCGTCGTGTTTGCAAACCATTAATGTATTGGataagattaaataaaaacaaagtcAAAGGCGCCACGACATTTTAACGTCAGGATGTGATTTTAtctaatattttagaaaaagagGTGACTTTCGTACAACATCCTATGATAACTAAAGTAATAAAAGATCGGAAACAAGCATTATCGCAAAGTGTGtacattaacaaattttaaacataaccAAACTTATGCTCatcttgattatttttgttttgttttaatagaCACGCGTTTCACAcattatatgaattttaattattttttctataaatgaaaaaaaaaactcgaattaTTACACATTTTGTTGTGTTACCTGTTGCATGtgtattaaaacatttatataTATGGAGGAACGCAAATAACCTGCTTTTCGATCTCAATTACCATCAATTAGCATGGTGCTTTGACAAATTCATTGGGGGAGATTGTACTATTTGTTACTTAATAGTTTCCGgcattaacttttttgtcaCACTCTTACATGTATAAGCAAAATGTAGAACGCtggattttgtttatttgagtCTGAtcattccaaaaaaataaacaaaattctgtaaaaaatatcCACCAAGCTCACTTGGGGGTCTAtttgtttataattattaaaaaaatattaacatacgCATTTAACactgtttatttttagttaagaaAAAAGGATCTGTTATTTTAGGAACGAAAATATTGGCGTCAATTGATGCTAATCAACGGTCAACGCTGATGATTCAtgttatttcacaaaaaaaaaatatcgtcttGTAAGTCCAACAAGACAACGTGCTCCGACTTATTCCCAAATAAGAAAAGACACATTCCATGCACACTTTTATACTATATGAATCATATAGGATGCACTTTTCAATGGAATAACATACATAATAAaaacagagcaaaaaaaatttaaaaagatatatgagaacccaaaaaaaaacatcatacATTATCTGTCGTCATTCGTATGTCATGCACACTTTCGTATAAAAATTCGTACactattcatttaaaaagtaacaacGGTCATGTTATAAAAAAGGCACACATGCCTGATTTTCTCGTGAGAAAAAAGACAGatgcttttatatttttgaggtttattttttgataaattcttaTAACATAGTTTTTAATATACCGTATATTGAATCATTATGTGTATTAAGTGGTATaactataataataaagaaaagtgGTAAGAAAAAGGCATTGTATTGAATTACGTACGTAGGTAAATgtgaagagaagaaaaaaaaaatgaaacggtATGTGATATGTTTTGTTTGCtcaataataaacaattaagttaaaaattgaagggCATAGGATAGATAGGAGCTCACCGTTAAATGGATTCAACGTAataagacattttttctttttgtctttGGCCAGTATGTTGtaacgtataaaaattattggattatctactttttttttgatgaatcatCAACGTGAGCAGGATTATATTAAcggttttaatattttagtaagAAGCGGAAACTTTCGGAtgaatatgagaaaattttggattattaaagaaaaaattcgaaaataataattaattttgatttttaaaataatttaaaaaatttgacatttttttaactatttctaagaaaaacattaatgatatttaataaaaaaaaaataaataattagtaaaaaataatgttataaccacaaattttaatccttaTCACGCATGATTAGCTTGTCAatgtttacaaatttattggtTTAGATCAAAATTTCACCTCTagtgttatttaaaaaaaaaaaattatctcgatTTAACAACTAGATTCAGATCATTAAACAGCATACGATTGATGATTTAATAAGTACGTGAAAAGGAAGATGATGTGaccaaaacaataattttgtgtttggAAGATTCGGTAATCACAAGACTCTCTTGTTGTGTTTTCATCTAcctcaaaataaatatgtgtTTTGCccgaaaagttttattttttggcattcTTACGCCTTTTTGTTAACTTTCAGTTAACGGCTACCTACCTACCAGTAGATAATGATAGgtttcaacacaaaaagacAAGCAACACGTCACAAATATGTTGCTTTTTTGcgtatcttctttttttggttaaggattttcaagattttattttgattgtaCAGAAGagtgaaaaatgaaatgttaGTACACACGCTATGAAGTGTGTGCAAACCGTCGGTCGCTCGTATAccgtataaaataataataataccgatgataaaatataacaaaaaggcaataataataatgtaagtAAGCACGTAGAGTAGCCAAGAAATGTGTTTCCACCTGCCTTTGATTCCCACAGTCAGTCAGTCGACAGGAAGTACACGAGAATACGTATAAACTGGATTGACTTGTTCAATAATAAGGAGAAGAAAAGATAAAgcataatgaaaaaatgtgatgCTAAAAGGTACTtctgcgcaaaaaaaaaaaagagtttagtATTATTTGTCCGTCCATTATTTTCATGATGACAGAATTCATCGTTATTgacataaaaatcttaaatatttaattaacactGGGGTTGTTTAGTTGACCttctttcctttatttttttttaattttgtcataaatgttgaaatgcgctttgagataatttttattttttgctcacaCGAATATAATAAGATAATTATTATCACATAGCCCGCATCATCTCACACAAACTGTAATTGCGCTTGctactataataataataaaccaaTATTAATAGCGATGGTGCACACTCAATTTACGGCAAACACACGTTAGAGCACAAGTACCGCGCTCAACATGACATTTATACGACATACTCGgaaattataaacattttgCACTCTTTTGCGAGTTTGTTGCATTCACATGCATGATTATCATGATAATATTAATACAACGGCACAAATTATAATGGATCTGTTACATTTCATACTTATCCGTGGTACTatgttttgcatttaaatttttttaatacgttGAATTGAATTGCCTTGCCTCTGTATTTCATGTTGAATCATGCCAAGCCATAATACTTCGCTGATACACGAGTtccattaaatacaaaaaaaaacatcaacagcAACAAAACGACACAATATAAAAAGTACATACCGGATTGTGTACAATAAATATGtacacataataaaataacatgcCTTTAGTAATTTCGTTGAATGAACAACATATGTAGTATATGTCTATATAAAGTATGCGAACATGTATAAAAAACACATCGAAGAACCGTGGGAACGAATTGACTCAAGTTTTCTCGAGCACGTGCTTCGCTTTTAAAGACGCtttgtataaatatattatacagctgctattttataaatttttatcttattaaaTATACTGTTTATTTCTCATTTGATTTCTTTTCTGCTTATTATTCTTTATGTTTGTGTTTAAACGCATTACtatcaagttttattttaaatacaataaaatatgcaGATACTCTGTCGCTAAGACTGTGAAATGACTTTAAACATTATTCAAATCTTATCCATTGATTTAACTCGTGGCCGGTCGTTTGTTTTGCTTATATTATTACTCTTTTCAATTCATATTAGCACAAGCCAAGTTTACTGTTTCTTGTACACATAAAAAACattgattttaatatattttttattaatgattctctgttttaaaaatttttttaaaactctttatgaaaatttgctgagattctattattttatgaagataAATGTTCTAAATTACAAGGCtacaaatcaaaataataaattaaaaataaattattattagctTCCGACACCAACTAAAAGTGAGGCGGGATTCACcacaacacaaaatttaatttttaataatttaaaaaaaatatattaaattaaattgttttatattaaaactacataataataaaaaataattaattatataataattaaaatcatttgtttttttttaaacatagtCTGAatggtcaaattttaaaattatatttttctaacaaaatataaaaataaaaaatatcgtctaaatatttaattacaatAACCGAAAAATCATGCTTCTCACTTATTTCATATTTCAACTCCATCAAGATAACCTAATAGATCTCCTAAaacatcagaaaaaattaccaaGTCAATAAAGCTAACCTCATGCTCGGCGCTCTTCTACACGAGTACGCAAGGCGCAGCACAAGCTATGTAACAAGTCACTTTGCTCGTGTTAAAAGTGTGactatctttttttgtttaaccaTTTAATATATTACTGAGAAATCATAAACAACATACTACTACACGAACCTATGGAGCACGCTATGACGCACTCCCTTCCACTGGCTAAACCCGTGGCCGTACATCAGCGTATTGAATAAAGCAAAAcaattcagaaaataaattttttcacatcaaaACCAACATTTTCGAAAAGCCAACGGATATTGGTAAGAGTGCGATAGCGATATcgctttatatttaatatgattttttttattattattttaaaagtgtttATCAACAGAAAACTCTCTCACGTATTGTACGGTCACACAATGCTACACTGAAACACATAAATGCAATTCACGATTTTATTTCAACagcaataatataatataatagtCATGAATGCATGCTTAATAATATGTAGCGTATAATCTCGTATGCCCATGCACATTGATGACAGGATGttgaattgttaaaattcGACTATCCCATTCACGCAACtcgattattttattcatattgaATACACGGAACATATAGGATCATATAGTTCCCCTATGCAACGTACTTGAATAAAAGAGAGGGTACACTCTACAGACATACATTCCGTAGAGAAAACGGCAGCTGTAACCATTAGAGAACCATCACAGGTGGCCGCAAAACTCGTGtgggaaaaatttacttacaaaattttttctcacggATAGAATGAAACGGGAAAGGTATAAAAGGCGATACAATACGACGAGAGACCGTATTCAATGTTCAACTCTCGTGCAGTTCAGATCGtagcattttgaaaaaatatttataaaataacgaacgaagagataaaagaaaataagaaaaaaattaacaacacaTATTTCgtagttgatttttaaaaaaatacgtaaaaagtgaatttttctaataagaaaacgaaataaattgaacaacaaaaattaaaatggctTACACAAATATTATGGATGAAACCAGTGCATTACGCATGCCagtgcaacaacaaaaacaagcaGCATTCGAGCCAGTCTCGAGAACTTATCAATACCGCAAAGTGATGAAACCCATGTTGGAGCGCAAACGTCGTGCGCGCATCAATCGGTGCCTCGATGAATTGAAAGACTTGATGGTGACAGCTCTTCAGGCTGAAGGCGAAAATGTCTCGAAATTGGAAAAGGCCGACATTCTTGAGTTGACCGTCAAACATTTGCACCGTCTCCGCAAATCACAACAACTCACCAGCAGCCCATCACTCGAACAAGACAAATTCCGTGCCGGATTCATTAGTGCCGCCAACGAAGTTTCGCGATGCTTGGCCTCGACACCCGGCGTCGACATTCACCTCGGAACAAAGCTCATGACACACTTGGGACACCGCTTGAATGACATGGACAAAGTTACACCTTTATCAATCCAAGTGTCATCGCAATCTTACACACCTCCCTCGTCGCCCGCCTCATGCCacagcaacaacagcagcatgTACTATCAAATGCCTTTGACACCCACCTCTTCCGCATCAATTTCGCCAAAACCAATTGATTGCACATCATACCAAACGGGCCTCTTGAAAGTTATCCATCCAACTGGAGACAAAATGTGGCGACCATGGTAAACAATAACAAATTCTGTTTAAACGGAAAACCAGTGTGCAAATAATgactttaaaacattttttatttgttaaattttacaaagttatcaattaattgttaaaatagttttttgtttgaaaatcgcACTTTATATTGTAAAACGCACAGTTTGAttgtttttcaacaatttttagttttcgatctcaattgaataattttttgatctttgtttatttttaagtttcattttACAGTTAAGTTTAGACTTTGCATTTatagttaagaaaaaaaaatgcgcgaAAAACTCAAATAGCTTTAATAGTTTGATAGAAAATTGTGATACAAATGAGCATTTTATATGTAATTTAGCAATAAGAATagattataagaaaaaaaacatatattacTGTATTACAAGTAAACTGTGATACAAAAACCCGACAAAtcaatatattgaaaaaataataaaacaaacatcTAACGGCcgttagataaaatttaat
The sequence above is drawn from the Culicoides brevitarsis isolate CSIRO-B50_1 chromosome 1, AGI_CSIRO_Cbre_v1, whole genome shotgun sequence genome and encodes:
- the LOC134837025 gene encoding enhancer of split mbeta protein-like, encoding MAYTNIMDETSALRMPVQQQKQAAFEPVSRTYQYRKVMKPMLERKRRARINRCLDELKDLMVTALQAEGENVSKLEKADILELTVKHLHRLRKSQQLTSSPSLEQDKFRAGFISAANEVSRCLASTPGVDIHLGTKLMTHLGHRLNDMDKVTPLSIQVSSQSYTPPSSPASCHSNNSSMYYQMPLTPTSSASISPKPIDCTSYQTGLLKVIHPTGDKMWRPW